The Silene latifolia isolate original U9 population chromosome X, ASM4854445v1, whole genome shotgun sequence genome contains the following window.
TATTTTATTGACAAATACGAGTCGGCGTTACACCTTTTAAATAAGATATGGTTTGGGCCGTTCCAAAATTATGGTGTTCATAAATCTATGACGGTTGATTTCACCACGTCTTCGAGAATTAATATTACTACCGTACATGTCATCAACCATGGTCTTGCAGGGcaatttacataattttttttcGATTATATTTTCATGAAAGTACGCCATCTTAAACCTGACACGCATCAATTATATTTCAAGATACGTAAAACAAACATTGACAATCATTAATATTTTATTGACAAAATACGAGTCGGAGTTACAccttttaaataaaatatggtTTGGACCGTTCCAAAATTATGGTGTTCATAAATCTATGACAAAAAATGTTTGTTCCATATAAAATTTTTGTAGTTACACCAGTTGACTTATGTAAATTCACGAAAAAAAAGGGCGTAAATGTGGTATTTCATTGTGTGTACATTCCTTCCTCTTGATTACTGTAATCTTTATATTTCTTCTTTTTTTGCCCGCAATATCCATCGGTTTTTCCTTCAACTTCTCAAACCTGCATCAAAGCCTTACAAATTTAAAGCTAAAATTGTAATCATAATTAGAGTCAGAATTGTATGTTCccaaccgttgtctaccaaaatTAGTATTTTACCTGATCAGAACTTCATACTTTTTATGCTCTCCCGGGGCAATTCCGACTATCATGGAATCCCAATTCACCACAAGCATTACATTTTCTCGGCGCTTTCTTATGTTCTTCCACAACTTTATCCTTTTGGGATACCAGTCGTTTTCCAGACCCCTTAGTCTTTGATTGTATAGGATTTAAAACCATAACTTCAGTCGGTATCTTTGTACCTAACAACATTTCAagctctttatttttgtttctggACTTTTCACCCGTGACACCACTACTACATTCAGACGGGCTACTTTCTAAGATCATCTTGTCCTTGAAACTTTTAAGTAGGTCCATTAACTGATCGATACACTCCGGCTTCTGTTCTGCTATTGTCACACAGGAGAATAATTCAGACCATAGGTTGCCAAGCTTGATTTTCTGAACCTCTGAAGCACTGCAATCTTCATTCAAAGTCTCAGGAAAATTACCACAAAGTGGCTGACATAGAGCCAATTTGCTCCATCTACTTAGCAAATAATGGTTGGGCACTTTTTCAAAACCTTGTTCCTTCAACACATAGAGAGCATGTCGGCACAGGATACCATGCCTCTCAATTTTTTTGCATGAGCAGCTTAACTTCACTCCATCAGGAATAAATCCAACATAATATACCTTATTTCTCTCACAATCATGGATGGGAATGTTGTCTGACGTACTAACCCCTAAAACCTTAACCCCACAAGTAAAACAGGCAGCGTTCCACTCGACCTGAAATTCAGAAAATATGACCGGAGTGTAAAACACAGAAGCGTGCTTCTCCAAAGGGTGAGGTGTTTCTAGACTAGGGAAAGAGTTTTTTGAATCGGCAATTAATTTGGACTGTTTTCACCTTTGAGCGTCCATAGCACTTTCAAATCTCATAAGAAACTCCACCAAAGTTAAGTTTGGATTCATGAAATTTCCGAAAAAGCTATTTTCGGACTCAGATCTAGATGTGGTCCTCATTAGTCCACCTAAAAACAAATTTCTGAAATATGCTGGGATCCAGGAAGCTCTCATGTCAAACATCGAAGACAGCCATTCATGTTCGGTTAACCCGTATGAAGATATAACTGAACACCACAGTTCCTCAAACTCAGCCGGCTCAATGTCTTCTGCCCATACACACACACATAGCTCTTTCATGAAGTTTGTTTCTCTATAAAGCGTAGAGCCGATCTTATCAGGTAGTTTCTTCATAATGTGCCACATACAATACCTATGATGAGTTTTGTCCTTGAATACTTTTTTAACCCCTGCCTTTATGCCGGCATCCTGGTCAGTAATTATGCACTTAGGATACTTCCCACCCATTGCAGTCAGAAAAGATTCGAAAAGCCATGCAAAACCGTCATCAGACTCATTTCTTAGAAGCCCCAAACGTCACACATTTTTTGTGATTGTCAACTCCCGTAAAAGGAGCAAATATCATCTTATATGTGTTCATGTTGAAGGTTGTGTCGAACGATGTCATGTCACCAAACAGACTGTAATTTTTGATTGATATAGGGTCAGCCCAAATAACTCTAGAAAGTCATCCTCGATcgtcaacgtcaaaatcaaagtaGAAAGAGTTACACATGGCTTTCTTATGCATGAAATTTTCGATCATCATTTGAGCATTGTAACCCTTTATAAACTGTTTCACATCCCTCCAAATTTTTTTGAAATCTTCTAGTGATGCTCCCACATTTCTATATCCCTTTACATACTCCTTAAACATTCTGAAACTTTGTACGGGCCCTTTATTAACCTTTGAATTCTCTAAAATCATAGTCTTGTGTATCAGCGTTAGTTCCCTTGACTCCGGCAAATGTACTATTGTGTTTGGGGGTAGATAGAAGGTGTGTGTGACCTTCGTGAAAGTCGACAATAACATATTTTCCTTTGTCATTCCTCCTGAGAAAAATCCTTGCATTACACGAAATTCTAGTCTTCTGCCTCTTTTTCACCTTTCCCCTAGGTTTACTCTCACCTGGCTTACTACACACACAGTATTTAGTCATCACCACCCCATCTACCATTCTTTGTGTCGACTTCCTCATTTTAAACCCAGCATTGGCAGCATAAGTTTTGTAGAATTGCATTCCCTCATCCAGATTTTCGAAGATCGTTCCCACAGTAGGCTTCAAACTAGGTGCACAAACAGGTATCCTTTCATTGGAGTTGGGAGGGATCACTGGTGAGTCTGAAATTATCAGATAGCATATGTTATATTAGTACATGAATCAGCGGAAACCTTAACAACTGAAACGCGAACAAATTTACTAAACCAGTGAACCTATCTGTTTCTCTAGTACTCATATCATACTATATGTTGCATTAAATTGAAAACTAAGCTGATAATCAACTCAGGAAGTTAAGACAaactgaagagtctattgatccaaaatattcagggggggggggggggggtgaattgaggatttaaaacttttaaagctttttcgataatgtgtatgtaattgattatttaaagtttattgattaaactttaactaataaactaataaaagtaaacgaaataaacgaagcaagcgaaagaacgaagagacacacggtttttgaagtggttcagtttcacaagtcgaaacctacgtccactattctcgattaataaatttagtacctttctacggattacaaatttactaacccaactcgtacaactaactctagctgtaactcaatgagtaccgttaaatactcgagtgactaacttacgctaataagaaagcactaatgattctaacaaaggttcacgttaatgaacaagttaataaatcaattaagcactattatcttataacgataaattaagaacaagtatgcgagttttaaaacacacgacctttcaaaataacaaaacggtttttcttggaaaacacacggtttgctttgcaaagatgaaattaatttttatgcttaaggtctctattatagatgttgtaaatagcaaagtatttatagggaaggaaggagtaggctacacggtttagtacaaaccctaatagccgaaataacaAGATACAAAAGCAAATCATATCtttttattatctctttcctaaaagccttaaaagataataaagaatattccaaaagatagaatataatctattcaaatattatctttactataaattctaagatcatgataagatttcctaaaacaagaatatcttttatcataaacaaatatattaagtaggatacataagatatgtaaagatattattatagaataaaatctttacctaatataccctaggtaacacgagatgtcacggctcatatgcctcgtgactcgtgcaaaccctagccttaacatatgattagaatttaggttttaagagaggctatatagaaaccctaattagtagcaaagtccaactcataagttgatccatcatgacTACTAATTAACGTTCAATACAaagccggactcctcactaaaccgggctttatataaatactttcattaaaacatttaaaataaacttaaaacaattataaaacaattttcgaaacatttataagtcgtgcataaaaactcagcatctcaatgttatagtaggagagctataacattgagctcttttactagtaatgttatagctgcaaagctataactttactaaatcaagaaactcattcttgattaccattacgagataatcacctatactattctaatcttcaaggagatctttgagtataggctacatcatcatccaagcttgattaatctttagacgaactccGTCTTCACATatttcttgaatgaatcttgaaccgtttgatcttCGAATGAAGGCTCGAACTTTACATGCAATTGCCACAATCTTCTCTGTTGCTCGTAATAAGTTAATTCTAAAACActtgacaaacgattacacgcaacaagtatataaaatgtaaagcaccttgacatcatcaaaacataaacatataaagctatatggttcaacaaattccccctttttgatgatgacaagcctccTAGAATTTGTGACTAAGTGTGTAGTTCTctctcaatataataccgttatcttgataataaagattaacgcaagatcaacacgatttttcaaaaaccgaaactttaaggactttaagagacaatttgtcttgacaaggagcaaacttaggtagatgcttactatagacgttctttccccctcttgacatcatcgaaaagctaagaacaaatcaaaaatgactagaataatataagacgagacaagagataaaacgtcatagggAATAAAAATAACACGCAAGActataagcatccaaaagataattatcatacaaacttaggaattaaacatgtttaagccaaaataggccgaatgaacacatgtctaatgaaacacttgggccataaccacaagtgcattGCCAATATGGGCCGAATGATAAGTCTGAACACACcaaaagaaatagaaaaggaaAGCTAAAAATAGGCAGGGCTAATTATGGTAAGGCAGAGGGAGATCAAATGTTGCGGGTACggtacgggttcacgtagtcgggcctagtacgatgatctaaggcatcaagacggtcaaacgagctccgaaccagctgagaaagagtaccaatgctcctttcaaagttaagcactttcaGGGAGAGAGCTTTTGTGGCCTCTAATGTGAACGCTTGATCGCTCGCCATGGCTTTCCCGTGCATAaccaacgctccaccttgacttgtaaggaaagtgagacgatcaccgtgtgggaacacttccccacgaattgccttcaactccctttcaaaacccgctaaccttttgtccacttcctccatccaagagtacacccgagtagcatccaaacccgagtctaaagaccgagatggtccaacccgtgacaacaccgtagccaaattagttgaatgctcctcaaatttctccattaaaccactcataaaaccCTCCAATTTCGACtccatagctcccaaacccgaaTCTCCCGGAGTTTTCTCGACATCCTTAACCAAAAGCAACTCGGGTCCATTaacaacaagacccataagcttgataAACCTATCACCCATACAATCCcgtgcactaacaccgtaactatcttgtcccaccactcgcttaatctccaacaaccgagacacccacatcccatatggtaagtcgattgtggtgctcaacttctcTTTTGTCACCGTGAGACTTGTTTGGATTATACGGTGCAACACGACACTAGCCAAATTCACTTTCTGACCCTCTAACCAAGAATAGaccattatagcttcataactcgacaccttatcacggcctcctctcctcggcaccactgtgttccacaagtagttcaagaggaacttgatttttgccgagagaggacgaaccacgatattacctccttccgtcatctcctcaaaatacttgtTCACCAACAACTGTTTTTCACTCACCACATTAGACCATttaagactcggatttaattcaattccgtcatcgggaaccgtaaaagcagagcaaaaacccgaaacagagaccgtcacatcaactccattaacaatcgcatgcaagactcctttcttaattgagacactagcaaagaattgaaccacctcaactggataaataggacccgaaaactgactaatgtgactccacccttgaaaatcaagaaaattaacaaagaaagcaagagcgggaacattaaccaaccaagatttcggataatacctcccaccatgaatggaatacctcaaaactcgattaaccaggatgctttcgtcatgagtaagccgaacacgatttaacccttccttggtcgcggctttcgaaacatccctaagcaaggtacgagcaacaccattccgaactataacctcgggttcctccaaagcttcactttcatcaaaaactaccttattttttcctttgaaaagacggcgtcttttgccttcCGACACCGactcgtcccgactacgaaacaggggcatagtttggtttggttgtggtgaaggacaattaGTTGAGCtaggatcatgtggtggtagtggtgatgtttggttatgaaaggggcggttttggtggtgacgggttgtgttggaatatatgtcctccgacaataatgcgatcacgactgttgatcatgatgatcacatgtttaagtctcattaaaatgaatgcaattgggaagtaatattgttactgtcaactggtcaacatatatcggtaatgattggctgactagagtttgacattactgtcgtatgacggtggtgatcagttgatcccctaggtcatacctaaagggcaatactcttaattgattatttaattaatcgtataacgttacgagttaattaaattacttgaaaattgacggacgattttggaagtaaaatttacgtatcatattgaaatgtgattaaatgagatacggtctgagtaatcgaattgtttcattactcggatgaaattattaaggaaacaatcggaattgaatgaatttttgtaaatgcgatttataaattggtaaaaatatttcggcacaagtaattatgaaattactaaatcgatttttgtatgtgacgtatttttattaatacgttgatttttaatatgttaaaaatacataacaaattatgttacatgtgacatgttacatattgagaaattgacaaaaataatatggacaccatattatgattgtaccgaaataatggggtattgggttaatattgtgttgattaatttattaagtaaacataataattacctaatggtctagccatgcaagcctatgaacattgttaagagcaacaacttcatgcattggctcacccaaaagccccccctaccacccggtttttgagaagagaaaaccatgatggttttctcatatttttacctaattatATACAAAATGTATTGTATCATATTCATTCACTTGTTCTTCCAAAAATAACAATCCTAGAGAGAATAAATCCTCCtaatcttctctcataaaaaccgaaaatatttaagtgttacaatttatttttggttcaattttctacctaaattaatattatactagctcaaaataatattaattagattaagagaaagccttgggtataaagcttagggagagatcttatacttagatcttgttcatccataaggaaagctcaagaacaaaagaaaaggagatttcttttgtgcccaataaaaccgaaacat
Protein-coding sequences here:
- the LOC141620501 gene encoding protein FAR-RED IMPAIRED RESPONSE 1-like — protein: MGGKYPKCIITDQDAGIKAGVKKVFKDKTHHRYCMWHIMKKLPDKIGSTLYRETNFMKELCVCVWAEDIEPAEFEELWCSVISSYGLTEHEWLSSMFDMRASWIPAYFRNLFLGGLMRTTSRSESENSFFGNFMNPNLTLVEFLMRFESAMDAQSLETPHPLEKHASVFYTPVIFSEFQVEWNAACFTCGVKVLGVSTSDNIPIHDCERNKVYYVGFIPDGVKLSCSCKKIERHGILCRHALYVLKEQGFEKVPNHYLLSRWSKLALCQPLCGNFPETLNEDCSASEVQKIKLGNLWSELFSCVTIAEQKPECIDQLMDLLKSFKDKMILESSPSECSSGVTGEKSRNKNKELEMLLGTKIPTEVMVLNPIQSKTKGSGKRLVSQKDKVVEEHKKAPRKCNACGELGFHDSRNCPGRA